A window of the Miscanthus floridulus cultivar M001 chromosome 14, ASM1932011v1, whole genome shotgun sequence genome harbors these coding sequences:
- the LOC136504059 gene encoding probable indole-3-acetic acid-amido synthetase GH3.9, protein MNASGLHGICLVEQGIRPWIFPGLLLVGNDATAASQLVERARVESGREDELVVTTYGRLYRYHVGDVLRVSGFHNAAPEFRGPTRRSCSASAALLVPHGAGVADYTTRTCAETVRGHYVVYWELRMLSSSSATAAAGTTSTGVVVDGGDVLGRCCFEMEEALSYSYREGRVGTGSIGALEIRVVRPGTFEEVADYAVVSRGASVRQHKVPRCVTAPAIVELLDSRVVSSSLSHLLWHWDSAALRF, encoded by the exons ATGAACGCATCCGGGCTTCACGGCATCTGCCTTGTGGAGCAGGGGATCCGCCCGTGGATATTCCCTGGCCTCCTGCTAGTAGGCA ACGACGCCACGGCGGCGAGCCAGCTCGTGGAGCGCGCCCGCGTGGAGTCCGGGCGCGAGGACGAGCTGGTGGTGACCACCTACGGCAGGCTGTACCGGTACCACGTCGGCGACGTCCTCCGCGTGTCGGGGTTCCACAACGCGGCGCCGGAGTTCCG AGGACCGACGAGGCGGAGCTGCAGCGCGTCGGCCGCGCTGCTCGTCCCGCACGGCGCGGGCGTGGCGGACTACACCACCCGGACGTGCGCCGAGACCGTCCGGGGGCACTACGTCGTGTACTGGGAGCTGCGTATGCTGTCTTCCTcttcagccaccgccgccgcagggACGACGTCGACGGGCGTGGTGGTGGACGGCGGCGACGTGCTGGGCCGGTGCTGCTTCGAGATGGAGGAGGCGCTGAGCTACTCGTACCGTGAGGGACGGGTGGGGACAGGCTCCATCGGCGCGCTGGAGATCCGGGTGGTCCGGCCGGGCACGTTCGAGGAGGTGGCCGACTACGCCGTCGTCTCCCGCGGCGCGTCCGTCAGGCAGCACAAGGTGCCCCGGTGCGTGACGGCACCGGCCATCGTCGAGCTGCTCGACTCGCGCGTCGTGTCGAGCAGCTTGAGCCACTTGCTTTGGCACTGGGACTCTGCTGCTCTGCGATTTTGA
- the LOC136504060 gene encoding uncharacterized protein: MADEEVIDFEYELLSDFDSAIGEVMGYNKCLPNYCSSLVTMDSEEKEEDDKNNDDTDEEDDNEDNEVEKNDDEDDQEEEGDNNNDDDDDDDEEDDDDEEEDDEDDEEEDINEDEEEDY, from the exons ATGGCCGACGAGGAGGTGATCGATTTTGAG TATGAACTGCTAAGCGACTTTGACAGCGCCATCGGTGAGGTCATGGGCTACAATAAGTGTCTACCAAACTACTGCAGTAGCTTGGTGACGATG GACAGTGAAGAGAAAGAGGAGGATGACAAAAACAACGATGACACCGATGAGGAGGATGATAACGAGGACAATGAGGTGGAGaagaatgatgatgaggatgatcaggaggaggagggggacaacaacaatgatgatgatgatgatgatgatgaggaggatgacgatgatgaagaagaggatgatgaggatgatgaggaggaagacatcaatgaggatgaggaggaggattaCTGA